The following are encoded in a window of Panthera leo isolate Ple1 chromosome B2, P.leo_Ple1_pat1.1, whole genome shotgun sequence genomic DNA:
- the HMGN4 gene encoding high mobility group nucleosome-binding domain-containing protein 4 isoform X1: MAADARNLPGSSVRKAEAAALPGLAKPPATMPKRKAKGDAKGDKAKVKGEPQRRSARLSAKPAPPKPEARPPKAAARKAEKRPKGRKGKAEGDRVGDKAGDKAGKNPDASTAPSQKAEGSGDAK, encoded by the exons ATGGCGGCTGACGCCAG AAATCTTCCCGGAAGCAGCGTGAGGAAGGCAGAAGCCGCCGCCCTCCCTGGCCTGGCGAAGCCACCCGCCACCATGCCCAAGAGAAAGGCAAAAGGCGATGCTAAAGGTGACAAAGCCAAGGTGAAGGGTGAGCCGCAGAGGAGATCCGCGCGGCTGTCTGCCAAACCCGCTCCCCCAAAACCGGAAGCCCGGCCTCCAAAGGCCGCTGCCAGGAAGGCCGAGAAGCGGCccaaggggagaaaggggaaagcagAGGGCGACAGGGTTGGGGACAAGGCCGGGGACAAGGCCGGGAAGAACCCGGACGCTTCCACGGCCCCGTCACAGAAAGCAGAAGGCAGCGGGGACGCCAAATGA
- the HMGN4 gene encoding high mobility group nucleosome-binding domain-containing protein 4 isoform X2: protein MPKRKAKGDAKGDKAKVKGEPQRRSARLSAKPAPPKPEARPPKAAARKAEKRPKGRKGKAEGDRVGDKAGDKAGKNPDASTAPSQKAEGSGDAK from the coding sequence ATGCCCAAGAGAAAGGCAAAAGGCGATGCTAAAGGTGACAAAGCCAAGGTGAAGGGTGAGCCGCAGAGGAGATCCGCGCGGCTGTCTGCCAAACCCGCTCCCCCAAAACCGGAAGCCCGGCCTCCAAAGGCCGCTGCCAGGAAGGCCGAGAAGCGGCccaaggggagaaaggggaaagcagAGGGCGACAGGGTTGGGGACAAGGCCGGGGACAAGGCCGGGAAGAACCCGGACGCTTCCACGGCCCCGTCACAGAAAGCAGAAGGCAGCGGGGACGCCAAATGA